In the genome of Eschrichtius robustus isolate mEscRob2 chromosome 12, mEscRob2.pri, whole genome shotgun sequence, one region contains:
- the LOC137774087 gene encoding butyrophilin subfamily 1 member A1-like → MAHVIQHLSPACPGLPTRLCVFPALTLCPSVFLTPMSGSTEEFFVIGPSDPIVAVLGRDTVLPCRVSPPISAEDMELRWFRSKFSEAVFIYQNRVERNEEQIARYVGRTSLVSDFLAQGEAAVRIQKVQVSDNGMYTCFFRKGGFYEEASLELKVAGVGSAPQVRITGPEEDGVRVVCTSSGWFPKPQVRWRDLSGEKSLAFSETHTQDSEGLFGVEVALVVRDSSAGNVTCSVLNTVLGQEKAMAIFIPEPFFPQASPWKLAFSVSLSVLMVLLLGAGYYTKREHSMKLQAMRAKERLPLVKEQDRRAKEEVLKDTDELQAELDWRKSAYLAGLTRVCSLSAWRKAQLYADWRKEKFQAWPVTLDPGSAHSDLVVSHENTTVAWKDTSASSGSTYSVLGFESITSGCCYWEVEIRDGDRSEWALGVCRENVNRNGWYVESPEKGFWVVGKYEAGYCALSVPLTQLSLRQVPRRVGVFLDHKEGDVSFYNMTDGSHIFSFPRASFSGTVFPYFMIRSGDVSLTVCSKEGWSEGHPVPHNSSFLEEPVSLPGEGFSSGSGANAPPVAESPLLPCKPEAVSP, encoded by the exons ATGGCTCATGTTATCCAACACCTGTCCCCAGCCTGCCCAGGCCTTCCCACCAGACTGTGTGTGTTTCCTGCCCTCACTCTGTGTCCCTCTGTCTTTCTCACTCCTATGTCTGGGTCCACAGAGGAGTTCTTCGTGATTGGCCCCTCGGATCCCATTGTGGCAGTGCTGGGCAGAGACACCGTGCTGCCCTGTCGTGTGTCCCCACCCATAAGTGCAGAAGACATGGAGCTGAGGTGGTTCCGCTCCAAGTTTTCAGAAGCCGTGTTCATCTATCAAAACCGAGTCGAGCGGAATGAGGAGCAGATTGCTCGTTACGTAGGGCGGACCTCGCTGGTGAGCGACTTCCTTGCCCAGGGGGAGGCTGCCGTACGCATCCAGAAGGTCCAGGTTTCAGACAATGGGATGTACACCTGCTTCTTCAGAAAGGGAGGCTTCTACGAAGAGGCGAGTTTGGAGCTGAAGGTGGCAG GTGTGGGCTCTGCCCCTCAGGTGCGCATCACAGGGCCCGAGGAGGATGGGGTCCGTGTGGTGTGCACGTCCTCAGGGTGGTTCCCGAAGCCCCAGGTGCGGTGGAGAGACCTCAGCGGAGAGAAGTCCCTGGCGTTCTCCGAGACGCACACCCAGGACTCTGAAGGGCTGTTCGGCGTGGAAGTGGCTCTGGTGGTGAGAGACAGCTCTGCAGGGAACGTGACCTGCTCCGTCCTCAACACTGTCCTGGGCCAGGAGAAGGCCATGGCCATCTTCATCCCAG AGCCCTTCTtcccccaggcctctccctggaAGCTGGCTTTCTCAGTGAGCCTGTCTGTGCTGATGGTCCTGCTGCTTGGGGCTGGATATTACACCAAGAGAGAACATTCCATGAAGTTGCAGGCGATGCGAGCAAAGGAGCGTCTGCCCCTGGTGAAGGAGCAGGACCGGCGGGCAAAGGAGGAGGTGCTGAAGGACACAG ATGAACTCCAGGCAGAACTCG ACTGGAGGAAATCCGCTTACCTGGCTG GTCTCACCAGGGTGTGTTCCCTTTCAGCCTGGAGGAAGGCCCAGCTGTATGCAG ATTGGCGGAAGGAGAAGTTCCAGGCCT GGCCTGTCACTCTGGATCCAGGATCTGCCCATTCAGACCTTGTCGTCTCTCATGAAAACACGACTGTGGCCTGGAAGGACACCAGTGCGAGCTCAGGAAGCACCTACAGCGTACTGGGCTTTGAGAGCATCACGTCAGGGTGCTGTTACTGGGAGGTGGAGATCAGGGATGGAGACCGAAGCGAGTGGGCTCTGGGGGTCTGTAGGGAAAATGTGAACAGGAACGGCTGGTATGTAGAATCCCCAGAAAAGGGGTTCTGGGTTGTGGGGAAGTATGAAGCTGGATATTGTGCCCTTAGTGTACCTCTGACTCAGCTATCCCTCAGACAGGTTCCCCGCAGGGTAGGGGTGTTCCTGGACCACAAGGAAGGGGATGTCTCCTTCTACAACATGACTGATGGCTCCCACATTTTCTCCTTCCCTCGGGCTTCCTTCTCTGGGACCGTCTTTCCATACTTCATGATCAGGTCAGGAGATGTGTCGCTGACCGTCTGTTCCAAGGAGGGATGGTCTGAGGGGCACCCTGTGCCCCATAACAGTTCTTTTCTGGAGGAGCCTGTGAGCCTCCCAGGGGAGGGGTTCAGCTCAGGCTCAGGTGCTAATGCTCCCCCAGTGGCTGAGTCTCCATTACTCCCCTGCAAACCGGAGGCTGTGTCCCCATAG